One region of Natronorubrum aibiense genomic DNA includes:
- a CDS encoding glycoside hydrolase family 15 protein, which produces MEYPPLRDYGLIGNDDSCALISRHGSIDWCCFPHLESSSVFARVLDAERGGHFAVSPAADYESNHRYLDRTNILETTFETADGQATVTDFMPLCNGGEPDGDRFQQAIYRCLECDRGRVELQIEFEPRFDYARTEPALERTDDGVMATGDGERLHLATDAPFARALEVTTSTTAAGTISLEAGQRCWCWVQYGGREPASAVDREYVLDETKRYWREWVGRRDGAPTTIPERWHEMVVRSELLLKLLIHHETGSIPAAATTSIPEAIGSDRTWDYRYNWIRDAKFTIQSLHDTGHKQEAREYFEWFSDIARTDPASITPVYGLHGESGDELEERTLEHLTGYRETGPVRIGNAAGPQQQLDIYGTIVQAVYETIQFDPATTITADEWGAIRDIVDYVCDHWNERDAGIWEFRNERRHFLHSKLLCWVALDRGIALAVENDLEAPLDAWRGDRDAVRETIETRGFSETAGSFVQHFKTETAIDATALLIPIYEFLPPEDERVQATIDTVLEQLATDDGLVVRFINSDIRRDEEKAFFLCSFWLVDALVLSNRLDRAREYFEHLLEHAIPLGLYSEKVDPKTGQLLGNFPQAFSHLGLINSATYLTRALECDGDVAPADFDPENVETLFRRGDSPEI; this is translated from the coding sequence ATGGAGTATCCACCGCTTCGTGACTACGGTCTCATCGGCAACGACGACAGCTGTGCGCTCATCAGCCGCCACGGATCGATCGACTGGTGTTGCTTTCCACACCTCGAGTCGTCGAGCGTCTTCGCTCGGGTTCTCGACGCCGAGCGAGGCGGTCACTTCGCCGTGTCTCCGGCTGCCGACTACGAATCGAACCACCGCTATCTCGATCGGACGAACATCCTCGAGACGACGTTCGAAACGGCCGATGGGCAGGCGACGGTGACCGATTTCATGCCGCTGTGCAACGGCGGCGAACCGGACGGCGACCGGTTCCAGCAGGCGATCTATCGCTGTCTCGAGTGTGATCGCGGCCGCGTCGAGCTGCAGATCGAGTTCGAGCCGCGGTTCGACTACGCACGAACCGAACCAGCACTCGAGCGAACCGACGACGGGGTGATGGCGACTGGCGATGGCGAGCGGCTCCATCTCGCCACCGACGCCCCATTCGCGCGAGCCCTCGAGGTCACGACCTCGACGACGGCCGCGGGAACGATCTCGCTCGAAGCAGGCCAGCGATGTTGGTGTTGGGTGCAGTACGGGGGTCGAGAGCCGGCCTCGGCAGTCGATCGGGAGTACGTGCTCGACGAGACGAAACGATACTGGCGCGAGTGGGTGGGTCGTCGTGACGGTGCACCAACGACGATCCCCGAGCGCTGGCACGAGATGGTCGTCCGCTCGGAACTCCTGTTGAAGCTGTTGATCCACCACGAGACCGGCTCCATTCCGGCCGCGGCGACCACGTCGATTCCGGAGGCGATCGGCTCGGATCGAACATGGGATTACCGGTACAACTGGATCCGCGACGCGAAGTTTACCATCCAGTCGCTGCACGATACGGGACACAAACAGGAAGCGCGGGAGTACTTCGAGTGGTTTTCCGACATCGCCCGCACCGATCCGGCGTCGATCACACCGGTCTACGGACTCCACGGCGAGTCGGGCGACGAACTCGAGGAGCGAACGCTCGAGCACCTCACTGGCTATCGCGAGACGGGTCCCGTCCGCATCGGGAACGCCGCCGGTCCCCAACAGCAACTCGACATCTACGGGACCATCGTGCAGGCCGTTTACGAGACGATTCAGTTCGACCCGGCAACGACGATCACCGCTGACGAGTGGGGCGCGATCCGCGATATCGTCGACTACGTCTGTGACCACTGGAACGAACGCGACGCCGGGATCTGGGAGTTCCGGAACGAGCGCCGCCACTTCTTACACTCGAAACTCCTGTGTTGGGTCGCCCTCGACCGCGGTATCGCCCTTGCGGTCGAAAACGACCTCGAGGCTCCACTCGACGCGTGGCGTGGGGACCGAGACGCCGTCCGCGAGACCATCGAGACGCGCGGATTCAGCGAGACAGCAGGGAGTTTCGTCCAGCACTTCAAGACCGAGACGGCGATCGACGCGACTGCCCTCTTGATACCGATCTACGAGTTCCTCCCGCCCGAAGACGAGCGCGTGCAGGCAACGATCGACACCGTCCTCGAGCAGTTGGCGACCGACGACGGACTCGTCGTCCGGTTCATCAACAGTGATATCCGCCGGGACGAGGAGAAGGCGTTCTTCCTCTGTTCGTTCTGGCTCGTCGACGCGCTCGTCCTCTCGAACCGTCTGGACCGCGCCCGGGAGTACTTCGAGCACTTGCTCGAGCACGCGATACCACTTGGCCTGTACTCAGAAAAGGTCGATCCCAAAACCGGCCAGTTGCTGGGGAACTTCCCGCAGGCGTTCTCCCACCTAGGATTGATAAACAGCGCGACCTACCTGACGCGGGCGCTCGAGTGCGATGGCGACGTCGCGCCGGCGGATTTCGACCCCGAAAACGTCGAGACGCTGTTTCGCCGTGGTGATTCACCGGAGATATAA
- a CDS encoding mandelate racemase/muconate lactonizing enzyme family protein, whose product MGVDYTQLHDPNAEYTMRDLSAETMNVTRERGNGRDVEITDVQTTMVDGNFPWTLVRIYTDAGIVGTGEAYWGAGAPELIERMTPFLQGENPLDIDRLTEHLVQKMSGEGSIGGVTVTAISGIEVALHDLAGKILEVPAYQLLGGKYRDEVRVYCDCHTEEEADPVACADEAERVVEELGYDALKFDLDVPSGHEKDRANRHLRAPEIEHKASIVEAVTKRVGSRADVAFDCHWTFSGGSAKRLAKRLEEYDVWWLEDPVPPENHDVQREVTQSTTTPITVGENVYRKHGQRRLLEEQAVDIIAPDMPKVGGMRETRKIADLADMYYVPVAMHNVASPVATMASAHVGAAIPNSLAVEYHSYELGWWEDLVEEDVIEDGYIEIPEKPGLGVTLDMDAVEEHMVDGEDLFDEA is encoded by the coding sequence ATGGGAGTCGATTACACGCAATTACACGATCCGAACGCGGAGTACACGATGCGGGATCTCTCCGCAGAAACGATGAACGTCACGCGCGAGCGCGGGAATGGCCGCGACGTCGAGATCACGGACGTCCAGACGACGATGGTCGACGGGAACTTCCCGTGGACGCTCGTGCGAATTTACACGGACGCCGGGATCGTCGGTACCGGCGAGGCCTACTGGGGCGCGGGCGCGCCCGAACTCATCGAACGAATGACGCCGTTCCTGCAGGGAGAGAACCCGCTTGACATCGATCGCCTGACGGAGCATCTCGTCCAGAAGATGTCCGGCGAGGGCTCGATTGGCGGCGTCACCGTCACGGCAATCTCGGGCATCGAAGTCGCCCTTCACGATCTGGCGGGCAAGATTCTCGAGGTCCCAGCCTATCAGCTGCTCGGCGGCAAGTACCGTGACGAGGTCCGCGTCTACTGTGATTGTCACACCGAGGAAGAGGCCGATCCAGTCGCCTGTGCTGACGAGGCCGAGCGCGTCGTCGAGGAACTCGGCTACGACGCGCTGAAGTTCGACCTCGACGTTCCGTCGGGCCACGAGAAAGACCGCGCGAACCGCCATCTCCGCGCGCCGGAGATCGAACACAAAGCCAGCATCGTCGAGGCGGTCACCAAACGCGTCGGCTCGCGCGCCGACGTCGCGTTTGACTGTCACTGGACGTTCTCGGGTGGCAGCGCAAAACGCCTTGCCAAGCGTCTCGAGGAGTACGACGTCTGGTGGCTCGAGGACCCGGTGCCGCCGGAGAACCACGACGTCCAGCGGGAGGTCACCCAGTCGACGACGACGCCCATTACGGTCGGCGAGAACGTCTACCGCAAACACGGCCAACGCCGGCTGCTCGAGGAACAAGCGGTCGACATCATCGCACCCGACATGCCGAAAGTCGGTGGCATGCGCGAGACCCGGAAGATCGCCGACCTCGCGGACATGTACTACGTCCCCGTCGCGATGCACAACGTCGCCTCGCCCGTCGCGACGATGGCCAGCGCTCACGTCGGCGCGGCGATTCCGAACTCGCTGGCCGTCGAGTACCACTCCTACGAACTGGGTTGGTGGGAGGACCTCGTCGAAGAGGACGTCATCGAGGACGGCTACATCGAGATCCCCGAGAAACCGGGACTCGGCGTCACGCTCGATATGGACGCCGTCGAAGAGCACATGGTCGACGGTGAGGACCTCTTCGACGAAGCGTAA